One Panicum virgatum strain AP13 chromosome 9K, P.virgatum_v5, whole genome shotgun sequence genomic region harbors:
- the LOC120651255 gene encoding uncharacterized protein LOC120651255 has protein sequence MIAAVSQVPAGWGEDEMSVLPRHTKVVVTGNNRTKSVLVGLHGVVKKAVGLGGWHWLVLTNGIEVKLQRNALSVIEPPTGNEEDDKFDCENMQWNSSDMASDDAQSPKAQRSRSRQHRGFHRKSLSRSMSCDSHSKTSVSSASRAHTKVDLSKLELTALWRYWRHFNLDASPNPSREQLIDAVQRHFMSQQLDELQVIIGFVQAAKRLKTSMKSEA, from the exons ATGATTGCGGCGGTGAGCCAAGTGCCGGCAGGCTGGGGCGAGGATGAGATGTCCGTGCTGCCGCGGCACACCAAGGTGGTGGTCACTGGTAACAACCGCACCAAGTCCGTGCTCGTGGGCTTGCATGGAGTCGTCAAGAAGGCCGTCGGCCTCGGAGGATGGCATTGGCTG GTTCTTACTAATGGCATAGAGGTGAAGCTGCAAAGGAATGCTTTAAGTGTTATTGAACCTCCAACTGGCAACGAGGAGGATGATAAATTTGATTGTGAAAACATGCAGTGGAATAGTTCAGATATGG CATCCGATGATGCACAATCACCAAAGGCACAGCGGTCAAGGAGCAGACAGCATAGGGGATTCCACAGAAAATCCCTCAGCCGCTCAATGTCATGTGACTCCCACTCCAAGACATCTGTTTCCTCGGCCTCAAGAGCTCACACG AAAGTTGACCTGAGCAAGCTAGAACTGACTGCGCTGTGGAGATATTGGCGCCACTTCAATCTC GATGCAAGTCCTAATCCGTCCAGGGAGCAGTTGATTGATGCTGTTCAAAGGCACTTCATGTCCCAG CAATTGGATGAGTTGCAGGTCATCATTGGCTTTGTGCAAGCTGCAAAGAGGCTGAAGACCAGTATGAAAAGCGAGGCTTGA